The DNA region GCACCTATGCGCCACTGGTCGCGGGCATGGCCGGGATGCGCTACCGGGTCTTCGTCGCGTTCAACGTGATCGGGGCCCTGTTGTGGGCGGCGGGCGTGACCGCGCTCGGCGCGTGGCTCGGCCAGTTCACCTTCATCAAGGAGCACATCGATCTCATCCTCATCGGGATCGTGCTGGTGTCGGTGCTGCCGATGCTGATCACCGCGGGACCGAAGCTCCTCGCCCGGATCCGCAACGGGCCGGCCGCCCCGGCCGCCTGAGTCGTCGCCGGCCCGCCGCCTAGTCCGGCCCGCGCCGCCCCGGCCCTCGCCACCCCGGTCCGCGCCAGCGCAGCGCGGCGACCGTCGCCCCGATCACCACGAGCACCCCGATCCCCTGCAGCCCCGGGGAGTCGTCGGCCTCGCCGAGAACGACCGCCGTCGCCCCCAGCGCGATCGCGACCAGCACGGCGGTCAGCACCAGTGCGAAGTGCAGCGCGCGCCTCATTCCTCCACCCACTCCAGCAGGTCCCCGGGCTGGCACTCGAGGACGCGGCACATGGCCTCGAGAGTGCTGAACCGCACAGCCTTGGCCCGGCCGTTCTTCAGCACCGAGACGTTCGCCGGCGTCAGTCCCACCCGCTCCGCGAACTCGCCGACGCTCATCTTGCGCCTGGCCAGTTCCACGTCGATCCGCACGACGATCGGCATCAGACCACCGCGTCCATCTCGGAGCGCAGGGAGGTGGCCTGCCGCAGCAGGGCGCGCATGACCACCATGAGAAGCGCGGCGACCGTGATGACGACGACGACGAGGAAGAGCAGGAGCGGGAGACCGGGGTCATCAGCGTTGATGCCGACCAGCACCAGCACGACCACGAGCATCACCCAGGCCGCGACGATCGCCCCCAGGATCACATCGACCCAGACCAGGGACGCGTCCGTGAAGATGCGGTCGGCCTTGACCATCGAGAGCAACTTCCAGGTGGCCACGACCACGACCTGGATGCACACCACCCAGTAGATCGATACGGCCGTCAGCGGCCAGCGCAGATGCGCCGCCTCCGGCGTCGTCTCCGCCATGTGCGCGAACTGACCCGGCAGCGACATCACCTCGAACAGGACCAGGATCGCGAACAGCACCACCAGGAACACCCGCAGCGGAAGTACCGCTCGTCTTTCGATCTCCATGCAACGACTATGGGCCACTATCTATCGAAAATCAATAGGCGTCGCCCGGGCGAGGCGCTCAGGGCGAGGCGCTCAGGCCGGAGCGGCGTGTTCGCGGATCCAGGCGTGCATCGCGATCCCGGCGGCCACCCCCGCGTTGATCGAC from Dietzia sp. B32 includes:
- a CDS encoding helix-turn-helix transcriptional regulator: MPIVVRIDVELARRKMSVGEFAERVGLTPANVSVLKNGRAKAVRFSTLEAMCRVLECQPGDLLEWVEE
- a CDS encoding DUF2975 domain-containing protein, whose amino-acid sequence is MEIERRAVLPLRVFLVVLFAILVLFEVMSLPGQFAHMAETTPEAAHLRWPLTAVSIYWVVCIQVVVVATWKLLSMVKADRIFTDASLVWVDVILGAIVAAWVMLVVVLVLVGINADDPGLPLLLFLVVVVITVAALLMVVMRALLRQATSLRSEMDAVV